From the genome of Spirochaetota bacterium, one region includes:
- the dxs gene encoding 1-deoxy-D-xylulose-5-phosphate synthase: MNRLLDLIDYPSDLKKVDVQDLPKLCDEIREFLIENVSKTGGHFAPSLGVVELSVALHYIFEMPKDKIIWDVGHQAYVHKILTGRKNRFGELRKYRGLYGYLKPSESEYDIVHAGHSSTSLAIAQGISEGNKIIGKKDENIVAVIGDGAMTAGMAYEAINNIGFYRSNLIIILNDNGMSISPNVGAITHLFNKLMMTKASDAVRRYVSSNGSITKKVFLRFLESVKSFFLPKSVFFDEIGVRYIGPFDGHNVLELVELIRYLKDESDKPILAHVITQKGKGYKFAEEDPVKYHSVPVFDPKVGVPDDVKKQVGTYSEVFSNKVVEIGQKNEKVVCITPAMKEGSGLIEFAEKFPGRFYDVAIAEQHGCTFSLGLSISGVIPIYAIYSTFLQRAYDQVIHDVSIFGKHVVFAIDRAGIVGNDGETHQGIFDISFLKQLPNFVIMAPSTGKDLERMLDFSLTLNQPVAIRYPKDKCNPDSLLNGNQELVFGKSRLIYDSDDVFIVSVGHMLKYAVEAREILKDKNIDVGIVDLVFIKPLDMDMINRLSTAKVVVTIEDGVKIGGIGETIGVELYKNGFRGKFDNIGLPDSFPGLGTRDEIFRDYGMNSEGISKTIMKLLKEDYTSSLK; this comes from the coding sequence ATGAATAGGCTGCTAGATTTGATAGACTATCCTTCAGACCTTAAAAAGGTTGATGTTCAGGATCTTCCTAAACTATGCGATGAAATAAGAGAATTTTTGATAGAAAACGTCTCTAAAACAGGGGGACACTTCGCACCTAGTTTAGGAGTAGTTGAATTATCCGTTGCGTTACACTATATCTTTGAAATGCCAAAAGATAAGATAATATGGGACGTAGGACATCAAGCGTATGTTCACAAAATACTAACAGGAAGGAAAAATAGATTTGGAGAACTTAGAAAATACAGAGGATTATATGGTTATCTTAAGCCTTCCGAAAGCGAGTATGATATAGTCCATGCAGGACATAGTAGCACTTCTCTAGCAATAGCACAAGGAATATCAGAAGGTAATAAGATAATTGGTAAAAAGGATGAGAATATTGTTGCCGTTATCGGTGATGGGGCTATGACTGCCGGTATGGCTTACGAAGCAATAAACAATATAGGTTTTTACAGAAGCAATTTAATAATCATACTTAACGACAACGGAATGAGTATTTCTCCAAATGTTGGTGCAATTACACATCTATTTAATAAACTGATGATGACAAAAGCATCCGACGCTGTAAGAAGGTATGTTTCAAGTAATGGTAGTATCACAAAGAAAGTTTTTTTGAGATTCCTCGAGTCTGTTAAATCTTTCTTCTTACCCAAGAGTGTGTTCTTTGATGAAATAGGTGTTAGATACATAGGACCTTTTGACGGACATAATGTATTGGAATTAGTTGAGTTGATAAGATATTTGAAGGATGAATCAGATAAACCTATTCTGGCACACGTAATTACTCAAAAAGGTAAAGGTTATAAGTTTGCAGAAGAGGACCCTGTAAAGTATCATTCTGTTCCTGTATTTGACCCTAAAGTTGGAGTTCCTGATGATGTCAAAAAGCAAGTTGGAACGTACTCGGAAGTTTTCTCTAATAAAGTTGTTGAGATAGGGCAGAAGAATGAAAAGGTTGTCTGCATCACACCTGCTATGAAGGAAGGTTCAGGACTTATTGAGTTTGCAGAAAAGTTCCCAGGCAGATTTTACGATGTAGCGATAGCAGAGCAACACGGTTGCACCTTCTCACTTGGACTTAGCATATCTGGAGTTATCCCCATCTATGCTATTTATTCAACCTTCTTACAAAGGGCTTATGACCAAGTAATCCATGATGTTTCAATATTCGGAAAACATGTTGTGTTTGCAATAGATAGAGCAGGAATAGTAGGAAATGACGGAGAGACACATCAAGGTATATTTGATATATCATTCCTAAAACAACTACCAAATTTTGTTATAATGGCACCTTCAACAGGAAAAGATCTTGAAAGGATGTTAGATTTCTCACTAACGCTTAACCAGCCAGTAGCAATAAGGTATCCTAAAGATAAGTGTAATCCTGACTCTTTGTTAAATGGAAATCAAGAATTAGTATTTGGTAAAAGTAGATTGATTTATGATTCTGATGATGTTTTTATAGTATCGGTAGGGCACATGCTGAAATATGCGGTTGAAGCAAGAGAGATACTGAAAGATAAAAATATAGATGTTGGAATAGTGGATTTAGTCTTTATAAAACCTCTTGATATGGATATGATAAATAGGTTATCAACGGCAAAGGTTGTTGTTACGATTGAAGATGGAGTTAAGATTGGTGGTATAGGTGAGACAATAGGTGTTGAACTATACAAGAATGGCTTCAGAGGGAAGTTTGATAATATTGGTCTTCCTGACTCTTTTCCTGGACTTGGCACGAGGGATGAGATATTCAGAGATTATGGAATGAATAGTGAAGGTATATCCAAAACGATAATGAAACTACTTAAAGAAGATTATACCTCATCTCTCAAGTGA
- the scpB gene encoding SMC-Scp complex subunit ScpB, translated as MTPEGLIESILFLSGKKVKKSFLDEIIKTQFGIGDVDVSIDRLNQRYKQYDSGVRIISTEDYAEMVTSDSYYSVLKDIFPSNNDNELTDALLETLTIIAYKQPIERSEIDKIRGVSSSKAISLLLERGFIKPVKNDNISDRISYATTEKFLDYFGIESLKDLPNIQDIKSSLER; from the coding sequence ATGACGCCAGAAGGGCTTATTGAATCAATATTATTCCTATCGGGTAAGAAAGTGAAAAAGTCCTTCCTTGACGAGATTATTAAAACTCAGTTTGGGATAGGAGATGTAGATGTATCAATAGATAGACTGAACCAGAGATATAAGCAGTATGATTCTGGTGTAAGAATAATATCAACTGAAGACTATGCTGAAATGGTAACATCAGACTCCTATTACAGTGTCCTAAAAGATATTTTTCCTAGCAACAACGATAATGAGCTTACAGACGCTTTGCTTGAGACGCTTACAATTATAGCATATAAGCAACCTATAGAGAGGTCTGAGATTGATAAGATAAGAGGTGTTTCATCAAGTAAAGCTATATCACTACTTCTTGAAAGAGGATTTATAAAGCCTGTTAAGAATGATAACATATCAGACAGAATAAGTTATGCGACGACAGAAAAGTTTCTAGATTACTTTGGTATTGAGAGCCTTAAAGATCTACCTAATATTCAAGATATCAAATCTTCACTTGAGAGATGA
- a CDS encoding alpha-amylase family glycosyl hydrolase, with amino-acid sequence MIRIISAIAITIILLACNISNPNTSSDQEQNSQNTNIFQPFPQQLGAVISNDGKVYFYLFAPNARTVSIAGSFNLWNSSANPMQKINTTYGAVWTTSLPLSSVYGHAYKYVINGSTWVADPYSKYVANDGYGGFNSVLKTNSNINWHPFTPPSIDRLVIYELHVESFTANDPSVPPSRRGKFLGILDKTNYLLSLGINAIEIMPIHVQEFYSGYTWGYNPTLFMAVHSDYGTPDDFKVMVNELHKVGIAVILDVVFNHTGNGNNYLWTIDNKYYFDFDGDGILETSSGGDDATPWGNKFALWKPVASKLVYDTLEYYLKEFNVDGFRFDGTYVMVGGNPTYRNARLHLINQIINPLRSQYPNKIWIAEQLPNSSDFKGTGIAQWGEVFHDKMKAMLRRGNFEGEQYNNIDRVGRMIYYDKDSGHFASPLEVVNYFESHDENSVYTELVTYSDLSITDATNASKVGAIVLFTSMGIPMLMSGQEFVRPRIGQNTHKTNGDINWSWLITNTNIFEYYKGLIQLRKQHPALRITDPNPASKDWFKWGNQWNTANFAWGSSKHIVYALNYNGGVPDETKKFVVVVNFGTTPVTVYPFFETGNWTIVVDPTNSYGTNTTNINSTNTSWEVPPVSGFIFMK; translated from the coding sequence ATGATAAGGATCATTTCTGCTATAGCGATTACTATAATTTTGTTAGCCTGCAATATTAGTAATCCAAACACTAGTAGCGATCAGGAACAGAACAGTCAAAACACAAATATATTTCAGCCATTCCCACAACAACTTGGTGCAGTAATATCAAACGATGGTAAGGTTTATTTCTATCTTTTCGCCCCTAATGCTAGGACTGTAAGCATAGCAGGTAGTTTCAACTTATGGAACTCCTCTGCTAATCCTATGCAGAAAATAAACACTACCTATGGTGCTGTATGGACTACCTCGCTTCCACTTTCTAGTGTTTATGGTCATGCTTACAAGTATGTGATAAACGGAAGCACTTGGGTTGCAGATCCCTACTCAAAGTATGTAGCTAACGATGGATATGGTGGCTTTAACTCGGTGTTAAAAACAAACAGTAACATAAATTGGCATCCTTTCACACCACCTTCAATTGACAGACTTGTTATATACGAATTGCATGTTGAAAGTTTTACGGCGAATGACCCATCGGTCCCACCATCAAGAAGAGGTAAGTTTCTAGGAATACTTGACAAAACAAACTATCTTCTGTCTCTAGGAATAAATGCTATCGAGATAATGCCTATACACGTTCAGGAGTTTTATTCTGGCTATACCTGGGGATACAATCCTACCCTCTTTATGGCCGTTCACTCGGATTACGGAACACCTGATGACTTTAAGGTCATGGTTAATGAACTACATAAAGTAGGTATCGCTGTAATACTAGATGTTGTGTTTAACCATACTGGTAACGGAAATAATTATTTATGGACCATCGACAATAAATATTACTTTGACTTTGATGGAGATGGTATTCTTGAGACTTCGTCAGGAGGTGACGATGCTACACCTTGGGGTAATAAATTCGCTCTCTGGAAGCCTGTTGCTTCCAAACTCGTTTATGACACTCTTGAATACTATCTCAAAGAATTTAATGTAGATGGATTTAGGTTTGACGGAACTTATGTTATGGTAGGTGGTAATCCAACCTACAGAAACGCAAGACTACATCTTATTAATCAAATAATAAATCCTTTGAGGTCTCAATACCCAAACAAAATATGGATAGCAGAACAATTACCTAATAGTTCTGACTTTAAGGGGACTGGTATAGCACAGTGGGGGGAAGTTTTTCACGACAAGATGAAAGCGATGTTAAGAAGAGGCAACTTTGAAGGAGAACAGTATAACAACATTGATAGAGTAGGTAGAATGATCTATTACGACAAAGATAGCGGTCATTTCGCATCACCTTTAGAGGTTGTGAATTATTTTGAATCGCACGATGAGAACTCGGTATATACTGAACTCGTTACTTATAGTGATCTTAGCATCACCGATGCTACCAATGCATCAAAAGTAGGTGCAATTGTTTTATTCACATCAATGGGAATACCTATGTTAATGTCAGGACAGGAATTCGTAAGACCAAGAATAGGACAAAATACTCACAAAACAAATGGTGATATAAACTGGAGCTGGCTAATCACAAATACAAATATATTTGAGTATTACAAAGGACTTATACAACTCAGAAAACAACACCCCGCACTAAGGATTACAGACCCCAATCCTGCCAGTAAAGACTGGTTCAAATGGGGGAATCAGTGGAACACTGCAAACTTCGCTTGGGGGAGCTCAAAACATATAGTCTATGCTCTTAATTACAACGGTGGTGTACCTGATGAAACCAAAAAGTTCGTAGTGGTAGTTAATTTTGGGACAACACCTGTAACTGTTTATCCTTTCTTTGAAACTGGAAATTGGACGATAGTCGTTGATCCAACTAACAGTTATGGGACAAACACAACAAATATTAACTCTACCAACACATCTTGGGAAGTTCCACCTGTTAGTGGGTTTATATTTATGAAATAG
- a CDS encoding acyl carrier protein: MADIFDKVKDLIVDQLGVDAQKVTPEASFIEDLGADSIDIVELIMSLEEEFGITISDEDAQKIRTVGDAVKYIQEHSK, from the coding sequence ATGGCAGATATCTTTGATAAGGTCAAGGATCTTATAGTTGACCAGCTAGGTGTAGATGCTCAAAAGGTAACACCAGAGGCTTCTTTCATTGAAGATCTCGGTGCAGATTCCATTGATATTGTTGAACTGATTATGTCTCTTGAGGAGGAATTCGGAATAACCATATCTGACGAGGATGCGCAGAAGATAAGAACAGTTGGTGATGCTGTAAAGTATATTCAAGAGCATTCAAAATAA